atatcaacaatacaatacaatacaatatatctttattgtcattgtacaggggtacaacgagattgggaatgcgcctcccatacgatgcaataatttaattaatttaaacaaccacaacccaacgaaacaaattgtaacagttttaagacagaataaagtgcaagtagatctgtgccggatcactgtgcgatgtgaccatccggctcagcaggaccggttcatagcagctatggccctggggatgaagctgttcctgagtctggaggtgcgggcgtagaaggccttgtatcgtctgcccgaaggAAGGAGCTCgcacagactgttgcaggggtgtgaagagtctttgtggatgttggtggcttttctgaggcatcgtgtgttgtagatgccctccaatgctggtagctgtgttcggtggtcctctgagctctctgGACTACCtgttgaagagctttcctttctgcctccatgcagctgaggtaccacacagggatgccatgtgttaggatgctctctatggtgcagcggtagaatgtcgtcagcagctgttggggtagaccagactttttcagtgttcttaggtagaacaatcgttgctgtgccttctttgctcgctttgaaaccGGCAACAACACCATGAGTGGAAAAAGTCCGGCCTCGGAGGATGAACAGGTTCTCACGCCGAGCACACATGATGTACAGCGCGCGCTGCAGAggatcaacccacgcaaggctgcaggcctggACGGAGTCCCAATacgggtacttaaggactgtgctgaccagcttgCTGAGGTATTGACAAAGATCTTCAATCTGTCTCTACCTCTGGCAACCATCccgaagtgcctgaagtcagcctccagagtgccggtgccgaaaaaggcAAACATCACCAATCTGACCGCTTACTGCCCGGTTGCCCCCACACCGataattatgaagtgctttgaaaggttggtcctctcccacatcaaagccaccatccctgcctcactagacCTACATCAGTTTGCAATCAGAGCAAATAGATCCatagaggacgccatctctctggctcttcataccgtcctgactcacctggagagacaaggCACGTACGTGAGCATGCTATTTAtacactatagctctgccttcaacacagtaatccccaccaagctcacctccaaactccaccagctaggcctcagctcgtcaatatgcaattggatcctgaatttcctgactgAACGCCCTCAGGCAGTGAAAATGGTCCTCCACAACCACCCTGAGTACCGTCACACTGCATGGTTGTGtactgagccccatcctctactccctcttcacacatgactgtgttcctgcattcgccaccaacaccatcgtcaaatttgcagatgacacaacggtgatcgggctgatcaccaacggcgatgaatcagcctacagaatggaggtgcagaacctggcgagctggtgctcagagaacaacctgtccctaaacacaactaaggagctaatcatcaactttagaaggtcacagaaGGCGGgatacgctccagtcttcatcaacggggacagagtggtgagagtgtccggcttcaggtttctgggcacacacatttcagaggacctcacatggtccactaacaccgctgcgctggtcaagaaagcacagcaacggctatTTTTCCTGAGAATGCTTAAAAAggccggtctgccccaacagttacatatgaccttctaccgctgcaccacagagagcacactgacatacggcatctatgtgtggtatatcagctgcatggcagcggataggagagctcttcagcgggtcgtctgtaGAGCGCAGaagatcattgggatacagctgccagccctggagaacatctacaatgcacgctgcctcaggaaagccaccagcatctacaaggactccacacacccatgccaccgtctgtttgaactactcccATATGGCAAaccttacaaggccttctacgcccgcacctccagactaaggaacagctttattcctacaGAGCtagagctgctctgaatcggaccagctgagagcccgccatgttctgtctctgcccccagggtcatctggcacaactgcatGAACATTTTttccactttaccttgtttccttccccaacctccccccttgttgttttcattttcgccgcgatttatttatttattttatagcatcgatatggaagtggcattcttaatctcgttgtacttgtacaatgacaataaagatattgtattgtattgtattgtattgtagaggaatatgggccaaatgcaggcaggtgggaccagtgcagttggtcggtgtgggcaggttggaccaaagggcctgtttccacactgtgtgattctatgacacaCATTTGATTTGGTTAATGTAATGTCAAGAAAATGCACAGCTGTTACTAAATTTTCATTTtgccaatgtttgttgcttacaGACATATCTGATCAATTCTACAACAGGATCGGTGCAATTATCGATTTCCAGCATGGGTAATCCTGGATGGACAGGCAGAGTTGCATTTGTTCTTTGCGTCACCATCACCTTGTCTTCTCCGATTATCCGAGCGGCTAGAATATTGGTCGTGCCCGTTGATGGGAGTCACTGGATCAATATGAAAATACTGATAGAAGAGCTGCTCCTTCGTGGCCACAGCATCACTGTGCTCAGTCAGTCAACGTCCTGGTATATCAAAGAGAGCCCAGACTTGTATCAATCCATTATGATTGACATGCCAAGAGGATCTGAAAATTACAACGTGATGGAAAATATTATACAAAAGACATTGGAAAACTTACAGAAAGGCTCGACAGTCTGGGGCAAAATTAATCTCCAATATGAAATGTTTAGGTTTATATTTGAGTGCCATCAGTGGGTGAAAGAGTTTAACAAAGCAATATTCGAAAACAACAGCTTGTTGAACCAACTCAAAAATGCAAATTTTGAGTTATTACTTACAGATCCGGTATTTGGAACGGGTCCAATGCTTGCTTATTATTTAAAAGTGCCACTGGTGTACAACGTTCGATGGTTGGTTGGTGGAGAAGGCCATTTACTCACTGCCCCCTCACCACCTTCTTACATCCCACTCACTGGCTCAAGTTTCACAGACAACATGAATTTTCTCCAAAGAACACAAAATGTCCTGCAATCTCTTAATGAGCTACTGATCGTAGAGTTTTTGATCTACCCGCTTTATAATGAATTCTGCCATCGGTATCTGGGACCAGACACGGACTTCAAGTCAATTCTCCTCAGAGCTGATGTGTGGTTGATGAGGGTGGATTTTGTGTTTGAATTCCCAAGACCCACCATGCCAAACATTGTGTACATCGGAGgcttccagtgtaaaccagcacggcCTCTGGCGGCAGAGTTTCAGGAGTTTGTCCAAAGCTCAGGGAAGCACGGACTTGTTGTCATGTCATTGGGAACTATCATCAAATCCTTGCCAATGGAGATTACAATGAAGATAGCAGAAGCTTTATCTCAAATCCCCCAGAAGGTTATCTGGAGATATGATGGCGAGACCCCTCCCAACATAGGGAATAATACACTGCTGGCAAAATGGATCCCTCAGAACGACCTGCTGGGTCACCCCAACACACGAGCCTTTGTTTCACACGGAGGCACCAATGGCATTTACGAAGCCATCTACCATGGGGTGCCAGTGGTCGGCATGCCTCTGCTTTTTGACCAGTTTGACAATGTAGTCAGACTCGCATCTCGAGGGGCAGCAAAAGTTATCAACGTTGCAACCATGCACTCCACAGATCTGTTGCAGGCACTCAACGAGGTGATAAACGGCACATCTTATGGTGACAACTTGAAAAGACTCTCCGCTCTCCATCGGGACCAGCCAGAGTCTCCAATGGAGAGGGCCGTTTTCTGGGTTGAGTACGTTGCCCGACACAAAGGAGCGGGGCATTTGCACCCACTATCCCACCGACTCCCCTGGTACGCTTACTATTGTGTAGATGTGATGATCTTTCTGTTGTCTGTGTTACTCCTGCTCACTGTGCTGGTGGTTGGAACAATGAAGAAACTTTGTCGTGTTGTTTgtaggaaaaagcaaaagtcggaGTGAGATTTTTTTCCATTGGTATATTTTGTACTTTCAAATTAATCAAATAAAGTTTTTCATGCATTTGATCCACAGGGTCTCCTTTCCACACAACATGAACTTAGCAAAGGGTGCTAATAAAAGCCAGATAGGTTAGTGAAATAATAACCTTGGTGCATTGATATGCAGATGATTAGTGTAAATAACTGAACCACATTTTAGTGAAGCCTTAAGTTTACTGACAGTTATTCACAATTAGGTTACCTTTTGTTATCTGGCCACAAACCTTTGGGATTCACTGACAGGGTGGACCTTTACTGCACTATTCTCTCTTCCAGTCAATCAtgccaaccctcaccctcaatctgTCAGCACGTTTGCCTTCATTCCAGTACCCCATTATTGTCATGAagtat
This genomic window from Rhinoraja longicauda isolate Sanriku21f chromosome 33, sRhiLon1.1, whole genome shotgun sequence contains:
- the LOC144609091 gene encoding UDP-glucuronosyltransferase 2C1-like isoform X1 — encoded protein: MVTERTCKLHTDNNPETYLINSTTGSVQLSISSMGNPGWTGRVAFVLCVTITLSSPIIRAARILVVPVDGSHWINMKILIEELLLRGHSITVLSQSTSWYIKESPDLYQSIMIDMPRGSENYNVMENIIQKTLENLQKGSTVWGKINLQYEMFRFIFECHQWVKEFNKAIFENNSLLNQLKNANFELLLTDPVFGTGPMLAYYLKVPLVYNVRWLVGGEGHLLTAPSPPSYIPLTGSSFTDNMNFLQRTQNVLQSLNELLIVEFLIYPLYNEFCHRYLGPDTDFKSILLRADVWLMRVDFVFEFPRPTMPNIVYIGGFQCKPARPLAAEFQEFVQSSGKHGLVVMSLGTIIKSLPMEITMKIAEALSQIPQKVIWRYDGETPPNIGNNTLLAKWIPQNDLLGHPNTRAFVSHGGTNGIYEAIYHGVPVVGMPLLFDQFDNVVRLASRGAAKVINVATMHSTDLLQALNEVINGTSYGDNLKRLSALHRDQPESPMERAVFWVEYVARHKGAGHLHPLSHRLPWYAYYCVDVMIFLLSVLLLLTVLVVGTMKKLCRVVCRKKQKSE
- the LOC144609091 gene encoding UDP-glucuronosyltransferase 2C1-like isoform X2; translation: MTYLINSTTGSVQLSISSMGNPGWTGRVAFVLCVTITLSSPIIRAARILVVPVDGSHWINMKILIEELLLRGHSITVLSQSTSWYIKESPDLYQSIMIDMPRGSENYNVMENIIQKTLENLQKGSTVWGKINLQYEMFRFIFECHQWVKEFNKAIFENNSLLNQLKNANFELLLTDPVFGTGPMLAYYLKVPLVYNVRWLVGGEGHLLTAPSPPSYIPLTGSSFTDNMNFLQRTQNVLQSLNELLIVEFLIYPLYNEFCHRYLGPDTDFKSILLRADVWLMRVDFVFEFPRPTMPNIVYIGGFQCKPARPLAAEFQEFVQSSGKHGLVVMSLGTIIKSLPMEITMKIAEALSQIPQKVIWRYDGETPPNIGNNTLLAKWIPQNDLLGHPNTRAFVSHGGTNGIYEAIYHGVPVVGMPLLFDQFDNVVRLASRGAAKVINVATMHSTDLLQALNEVINGTSYGDNLKRLSALHRDQPESPMERAVFWVEYVARHKGAGHLHPLSHRLPWYAYYCVDVMIFLLSVLLLLTVLVVGTMKKLCRVVCRKKQKSE
- the LOC144609091 gene encoding UDP-glucuronosyltransferase 2C1-like isoform X3, whose translation is MGNPGWTGRVAFVLCVTITLSSPIIRAARILVVPVDGSHWINMKILIEELLLRGHSITVLSQSTSWYIKESPDLYQSIMIDMPRGSENYNVMENIIQKTLENLQKGSTVWGKINLQYEMFRFIFECHQWVKEFNKAIFENNSLLNQLKNANFELLLTDPVFGTGPMLAYYLKVPLVYNVRWLVGGEGHLLTAPSPPSYIPLTGSSFTDNMNFLQRTQNVLQSLNELLIVEFLIYPLYNEFCHRYLGPDTDFKSILLRADVWLMRVDFVFEFPRPTMPNIVYIGGFQCKPARPLAAEFQEFVQSSGKHGLVVMSLGTIIKSLPMEITMKIAEALSQIPQKVIWRYDGETPPNIGNNTLLAKWIPQNDLLGHPNTRAFVSHGGTNGIYEAIYHGVPVVGMPLLFDQFDNVVRLASRGAAKVINVATMHSTDLLQALNEVINGTSYGDNLKRLSALHRDQPESPMERAVFWVEYVARHKGAGHLHPLSHRLPWYAYYCVDVMIFLLSVLLLLTVLVVGTMKKLCRVVCRKKQKSE